The following coding sequences are from one Macaca nemestrina isolate mMacNem1 chromosome 1, mMacNem.hap1, whole genome shotgun sequence window:
- the LOC105479373 gene encoding vesicle-associated membrane protein 3, whose translation MSTGPTAAPGSNRRLQQTQNQVDEVVDIMRVNVDKVLERDQKLSELDDRADALQAGASQFETSAAKLKRKYWWKNCKMWAIGITVLLIFIIIIIVWVVSS comes from the exons AT GTCTACAGGTCCAACTGCTGCCCCTGGCAGTAATCGAAGACTTCAGCAGACACAAAATCAAGTAGATGAG GTGGTGGACATAATGCGAGTTAATGTGGACAAGGTTCTGGAAAGAGACCAGAAGCTCTCTGAGTTAGACGACCGTGCAGATGCACTGCAGGCAGGCGCTTCTCAATTTGAAACGAGTGCAGCCAAGTTGAAGAGGAAATATTGGTGGAAGAATTGCAAG ATGTGGGCAATCGGGATTACTGTTCTGcttatcttcatcatcatcatcatcg tgtgggttgtctcttcatgA